In a genomic window of Phragmites australis chromosome 14, lpPhrAust1.1, whole genome shotgun sequence:
- the LOC133890256 gene encoding uncharacterized protein LOC133890256, with the protein MQVARKKTATEVWDCLKTRFISADRVKNAWLLTSKSDFNAMHMQEGESLDQYAGRLNSMSIRYANLGETLDDAALVKKLFNTVPNRFLSVIAGIEQFYDLDKMSFEEAMGRLKAFEERTHPHAYSGNSIGDNQLLFTQAEWQAWQKKDGGNSSSSKKGKSHLASDSSNRGRGGRGCGRGRGRGGHGGMSCNDKESGSGGGYRNKSHIKCFNCYKMGH; encoded by the coding sequence ATGCaggtggcaaggaagaaaactgCGACGGAGGTCTGGGAttgtctcaagacaaggttcaTCAGCGCGGATCGTGTCAAGAACGCGTGGCTTCTAACGTCGAAGAGCGACTTCAACGCTATGCacatgcaggagggagagagcctgGACCAATATGCCGGAAGGCTCAACAGCATGTCCATCAGGTACGCAAACCTAGGGGAGACGCTCGATGACGCTGCATTGGTCAAAAAGCTGTTCAACACCGTGCCGAATCGATTCCTGAGTGTGATCGCCGGGATCGAGCAGTTCTACGACCTCGACAAGATGTCGTTCGAGGAAGCCATGGGGCGGCTTAAGGCATTTGAAGAACGTACTCACCCGCATGCATACAGTGGCAATAGCATTGGCGACAACCAGCTCCTGTTCACTCAAGCCGAGTGGCAGGCGTGgcagaagaaggatggtggcAACTCCTCGTCAAGCAAGAAGGGCAAATCCCACCTTGCTTCAGATAGTAGCAACCGTGGCCGGGGTGGTCGTGGATGCGGTAGAGGCCGTGGCAGAGGTGGTCACGGCGGGATGTCGTGCAATGACAAGGAGAGCGGCTCAGGCGGTGGTTAccgcaacaagagccacatcaagtgctTCAATTGCTACAAGATGGGGCACTAA
- the LOC133891440 gene encoding uncharacterized protein LOC133891440 — protein sequence MQHAISLFPSPLSPAEEQPSRQKQIALLLSVASPARHAPQAYTCTQHTLEQAAIAATLSLLALSLHCLFFTERKQQQQQPVSSAVSATRKQLSSNSHSSLVLSLSAKRRAAPPSCSRGHAELKLAPSSPSRRCSKAPPPPSEVRRCPTTPDLQELGAASPDRATSSSPATAPTAGSPTSSSILLLRALPDPSNPAGTSTRRTRRTRLSPKVPAMVIVTRVAVSGS from the exons ATGCAGCACGCCAtctctctcttcccttctccactGAGTCCAGCAGAGGAGCAACCGAGCAGGCAAAAGCAAATTGCTCTCCTCCTCTCGGTGGCTTCACCTGCAAGGCATGCTCCACAGGCATATACATGCACACAGCACACACTCGAGCAGGCAGCCATAGCAGCCACCCTCTCActccttgctctctctctccactgCTTGTTCTTCACTGAGCgcaagcaacagcagcagcagcccgtcTCTTCTGCTGTCTCGGCCACGCGCAagcagctcagcagcaacagccatagctctctcgtgctctctctctcagcaAAACGACGAGCAGCTCCTCCCTCCTGCTCTCGCGGCCACGCAGAGCTAAAGCTAGCACCTTCTTCCCCGAGCCGGCGCTGCAGCAAggctccaccgccgccgagcGAAGTTCgtcgttgcccaaccactccgGACCTGCAGGAGCTTGGAGCAGCCTCACCGGACCGAGCCACTTCGAGCTCACCTGCCACGGCGCCGACCGCCGGTTCTCCAACCTCATCGTCGATCTTGCTGCTGCGAGCCCTCCCTGACCCGTCCAATCCCGCG ggaacttcgacccggcgaacgaggcgaacgaggctgtccccgaaGGTTCCCGCaatggtgatcgtgactcgggtagctgtgagcggcagctag